One Cryptomeria japonica chromosome 9, Sugi_1.0, whole genome shotgun sequence genomic window carries:
- the LOC131062768 gene encoding BAHD acyltransferase DCR isoform X2, whose amino-acid sequence MARVEVDGKCSIFPARPSLPQQCKLTYSDLQLLYVHYTQKCLFFSTPTSCTIQDFESMVERLKKSLSETLVYFYPLAGRLKTCDGEVYIDCNDSGAEFIEASAPDLCLAQVMGDSIPHQLFPFNGVFSINGHFLPLLVVQVTKLIDGIVLAFIINHSLADGSSNWHFINSWAQLCREPLSIPLFPLHTRCFTTTSPVKINLQHNNISKQRFDNFTPPPLSEKRFHFNEQIISLLKKEANEALKEKSIYISSFQALCAHIWQGITRARGLSPNEETRFCFSMNCRSKMVPPLPYSYFGNALQGVGASITTKELLSGSRASIALMLHRTIASHQDAQIRAELDKPPRFPDLKDFLSTNSIVVGSSHRFPIYNNDFGWGSPISVSSGWANKFDGKLTVYPGRDKSGSIDIEVCLLPQTMNALEFDTHFICPFND is encoded by the exons ATGGCCAGGGTAGAGGTGGATGGAAAATGTAGCATTTTCCCTGCCCGCCCTTCTCTACCGCAGCAATGCAAACTCACCTATTCGGATCTGCAGCTGTTGTACGTCCATTATACGCAGAAATGCCTCTTCTTCTCCACCCCTACAAGCTGCACAATCCAAGATTTTGAGTCCATGGTGGAGCGCCTGAAGAAAAGCCTGTCGGAAACCCTAGTTTACTTCTATCCGTTGGCAGGAAGACTGAAAACATGTGACGGCGAGGTGTATATTGACTGTAATGACAGTGGAGCAGAGTTTATAGAAGCATCTGCGCCAGATCTTTGCCTTGCACAAGTCATGGGGGATAGCATCCCTCATCAGCTCTTTCCTTTCAATGGTGTTTTCAGCATAAATGGCCACTTTCTGCCGTTGTTAGTGGTTCAG gtGACAAAGTTGATAGATGGAATCGTATTGGCATTTATAATCAACCACTCACTTGCTGATGGGTCTTCAAATTGGCATTTCATTAATTCTTGGGCTCAACTATGTCGAGAACCTTTAAGCATTCCTCTCTTTCCATTACACACACGTTGTTTCACTACAACTTCTCCAGTAAAGATCAACTTACAACACAACAATATAAGCAAACAAAGGTTTGATAATTTTACCCCACCACCATTAAGTGAAAAAAGATTTCATTTCAATGAGCAAATCATATCTCTTCTAAAGAAAGAAGCCAATGAGGCATTGAAAGAGAAATCCATCTACATCTCCTCCTTTCAAGCATTGTGTGCACATATATGGCAAGGAATCACACGAGCTCGAGGGCTTTCTCCTAACGAAGAAACTAGATTTTGTTTTTCAATGAATTGTCGATCTAAAATGGTCCCTCCATTGCCTTACTCATACTTTGGCAATGCTCTTCAAGGAGTTGGGGCAAGCATCACAACAAAAGAACTTTTGAGTGGTAGTAGAGCTTCAATAGCCCTAATGTTGCATCGCACCATAGCATCACACCAAGATGCTCAAATTCGAGCTGAATTAGACAAGCCTCCAAGATTTCCTGATTTGAAAGATTTTCTTAGCACTAATTCCATTGTGGTGGGAAGTTCTCATAGATTTCCTATATATAATAATGATTTTGGATGGGGAAGTCCAATAAGTGTTAGTAGTGGATGGGCAAACAAATTTGATGGAAAATTAACTGTGTATCCTGGACGTGACAAATCGGGAAGTATAGATATAGAGGTTTGTCTTCTTCCTCAAACCATGAATGCTCTGGAATTTGACACGCATTTTATTTGCCCTTTTAATGATTGA
- the LOC131062768 gene encoding BAHD acyltransferase DCR isoform X3: MASSMQQLLYVHYTQKCLFFSTPTSCTIQDFESMVERLKKSLSETLVYFYPLAGRLKTCDGEVYIDCNDSGAEFIEASAPDLCLAQVMGDSIPHQLFPFNGVFSINGHFLPLLVVQVTKLIDGIVLAFIINHSLADGSSNWHFINSWAQLCREPLSIPLFPLHTRCFTTTSPVKINLQHNNISKQRFDNFTPPPLSEKRFHFNEQIISLLKKEANEALKEKSIYISSFQALCAHIWQGITRARGLSPNEETRFCFSMNCRSKMVPPLPYSYFGNALQGVGASITTKELLSGSRASIALMLHRTIASHQDAQIRAELDKPPRFPDLKDFLSTNSIVVGSSHRFPIYNNDFGWGSPISVSSGWANKFDGKLTVYPGRDKSGSIDIEVCLLPQTMNALEFDTHFICPFND, translated from the exons ATGGCCTCTAGTATGCAGCAG CTGTTGTACGTCCATTATACGCAGAAATGCCTCTTCTTCTCCACCCCTACAAGCTGCACAATCCAAGATTTTGAGTCCATGGTGGAGCGCCTGAAGAAAAGCCTGTCGGAAACCCTAGTTTACTTCTATCCGTTGGCAGGAAGACTGAAAACATGTGACGGCGAGGTGTATATTGACTGTAATGACAGTGGAGCAGAGTTTATAGAAGCATCTGCGCCAGATCTTTGCCTTGCACAAGTCATGGGGGATAGCATCCCTCATCAGCTCTTTCCTTTCAATGGTGTTTTCAGCATAAATGGCCACTTTCTGCCGTTGTTAGTGGTTCAG gtGACAAAGTTGATAGATGGAATCGTATTGGCATTTATAATCAACCACTCACTTGCTGATGGGTCTTCAAATTGGCATTTCATTAATTCTTGGGCTCAACTATGTCGAGAACCTTTAAGCATTCCTCTCTTTCCATTACACACACGTTGTTTCACTACAACTTCTCCAGTAAAGATCAACTTACAACACAACAATATAAGCAAACAAAGGTTTGATAATTTTACCCCACCACCATTAAGTGAAAAAAGATTTCATTTCAATGAGCAAATCATATCTCTTCTAAAGAAAGAAGCCAATGAGGCATTGAAAGAGAAATCCATCTACATCTCCTCCTTTCAAGCATTGTGTGCACATATATGGCAAGGAATCACACGAGCTCGAGGGCTTTCTCCTAACGAAGAAACTAGATTTTGTTTTTCAATGAATTGTCGATCTAAAATGGTCCCTCCATTGCCTTACTCATACTTTGGCAATGCTCTTCAAGGAGTTGGGGCAAGCATCACAACAAAAGAACTTTTGAGTGGTAGTAGAGCTTCAATAGCCCTAATGTTGCATCGCACCATAGCATCACACCAAGATGCTCAAATTCGAGCTGAATTAGACAAGCCTCCAAGATTTCCTGATTTGAAAGATTTTCTTAGCACTAATTCCATTGTGGTGGGAAGTTCTCATAGATTTCCTATATATAATAATGATTTTGGATGGGGAAGTCCAATAAGTGTTAGTAGTGGATGGGCAAACAAATTTGATGGAAAATTAACTGTGTATCCTGGACGTGACAAATCGGGAAGTATAGATATAGAGGTTTGTCTTCTTCCTCAAACCATGAATGCTCTGGAATTTGACACGCATTTTATTTGCCCTTTTAATGATTGA
- the LOC131062768 gene encoding BAHD acyltransferase DCR isoform X1 codes for MDSAMARVEVDGKCSIFPARPSLPQQCKLTYSDLQLLYVHYTQKCLFFSTPTSCTIQDFESMVERLKKSLSETLVYFYPLAGRLKTCDGEVYIDCNDSGAEFIEASAPDLCLAQVMGDSIPHQLFPFNGVFSINGHFLPLLVVQVTKLIDGIVLAFIINHSLADGSSNWHFINSWAQLCREPLSIPLFPLHTRCFTTTSPVKINLQHNNISKQRFDNFTPPPLSEKRFHFNEQIISLLKKEANEALKEKSIYISSFQALCAHIWQGITRARGLSPNEETRFCFSMNCRSKMVPPLPYSYFGNALQGVGASITTKELLSGSRASIALMLHRTIASHQDAQIRAELDKPPRFPDLKDFLSTNSIVVGSSHRFPIYNNDFGWGSPISVSSGWANKFDGKLTVYPGRDKSGSIDIEVCLLPQTMNALEFDTHFICPFND; via the exons ATGGATTCAGCCATGGCCAGGGTAGAGGTGGATGGAAAATGTAGCATTTTCCCTGCCCGCCCTTCTCTACCGCAGCAATGCAAACTCACCTATTCGGATCTGCAGCTGTTGTACGTCCATTATACGCAGAAATGCCTCTTCTTCTCCACCCCTACAAGCTGCACAATCCAAGATTTTGAGTCCATGGTGGAGCGCCTGAAGAAAAGCCTGTCGGAAACCCTAGTTTACTTCTATCCGTTGGCAGGAAGACTGAAAACATGTGACGGCGAGGTGTATATTGACTGTAATGACAGTGGAGCAGAGTTTATAGAAGCATCTGCGCCAGATCTTTGCCTTGCACAAGTCATGGGGGATAGCATCCCTCATCAGCTCTTTCCTTTCAATGGTGTTTTCAGCATAAATGGCCACTTTCTGCCGTTGTTAGTGGTTCAG gtGACAAAGTTGATAGATGGAATCGTATTGGCATTTATAATCAACCACTCACTTGCTGATGGGTCTTCAAATTGGCATTTCATTAATTCTTGGGCTCAACTATGTCGAGAACCTTTAAGCATTCCTCTCTTTCCATTACACACACGTTGTTTCACTACAACTTCTCCAGTAAAGATCAACTTACAACACAACAATATAAGCAAACAAAGGTTTGATAATTTTACCCCACCACCATTAAGTGAAAAAAGATTTCATTTCAATGAGCAAATCATATCTCTTCTAAAGAAAGAAGCCAATGAGGCATTGAAAGAGAAATCCATCTACATCTCCTCCTTTCAAGCATTGTGTGCACATATATGGCAAGGAATCACACGAGCTCGAGGGCTTTCTCCTAACGAAGAAACTAGATTTTGTTTTTCAATGAATTGTCGATCTAAAATGGTCCCTCCATTGCCTTACTCATACTTTGGCAATGCTCTTCAAGGAGTTGGGGCAAGCATCACAACAAAAGAACTTTTGAGTGGTAGTAGAGCTTCAATAGCCCTAATGTTGCATCGCACCATAGCATCACACCAAGATGCTCAAATTCGAGCTGAATTAGACAAGCCTCCAAGATTTCCTGATTTGAAAGATTTTCTTAGCACTAATTCCATTGTGGTGGGAAGTTCTCATAGATTTCCTATATATAATAATGATTTTGGATGGGGAAGTCCAATAAGTGTTAGTAGTGGATGGGCAAACAAATTTGATGGAAAATTAACTGTGTATCCTGGACGTGACAAATCGGGAAGTATAGATATAGAGGTTTGTCTTCTTCCTCAAACCATGAATGCTCTGGAATTTGACACGCATTTTATTTGCCCTTTTAATGATTGA